Proteins from a genomic interval of Euleptes europaea isolate rEulEur1 chromosome 18, rEulEur1.hap1, whole genome shotgun sequence:
- the LOC130490617 gene encoding olfactory receptor 14A16-like — translation MSNLTSTTEFLVLEFSDIRELQILHFFVFLTVYLTAVTGNLLIIIAVALDHRLHTPMYLFLLNLAILDLGSISVFIPKAMANSFLNSRSISYSGCVAQVFFYFLFEASGFAILTVMAHDRYIAICNPLQYETIIHKGACIEMAVSSWVTGILYAILHTSGTFSITFCSNMINQFFCEVPQLLKLSCSDLYLIEVGFAIFGCIISGGCFIYIIITYIQIFATVLRMPSVHGRKKALSTCIPHLTVVSLLICSGIFAYAKPPGSSSSELNVICALIYSILPPLMNPFIYSMRNKEIQTALLKLIDLFIFPKLAPAKFFY, via the coding sequence ATGTCAAACCTTACCTCCACAACTGAATTTCTGGTCCTGGAATTTTCAGACATCCGAGAACTACAGATCTTACACTTCTTTGTGTTCCTCACAGTATACTTGACTGCAGTGACTGGCAACCTTCTCATCATCATTGCTGTAGCCCTCGACCATCGTCTTCACACCCCTATGTACTTATTCCTACTGAATTTAGCCATTCTGGACCTTGGCTCAATTTCTGTCTTTATACCCAAAGCTATGGCCAATTCCTTCCTGAACAGCAGGTCAATTTCTTATTCCGGATGTGTAGCTCAAGTGTTCTTTTACTTTTTATTTGAAGCGTCAGGTTTTGCTATCCTAACAGTAATGGCACATGATCGGTATATTGCTATCTGCAATCCATTGCAATATGAGACAATTATACATAAAGGAGCCTGCATTGAGATGGCTGTAAGTTCATGGGTTACCGGGATACTTTATGCCATATTACACACCAGTGGCACTTTTTCCATCACCTTCTGTTCCAACATGATTAATCAATTCTTCTGTGAAGTTCCACAGTTACTGAAACTCTCCTGTTCAGACTTATATCTAATTGAAGTAGGATTTGCTATATTTGGCTGTATCATATCTGGAGGATGTTTTATCTACATCATTATAACTTACATACAGATTTTTGCAACAGTGCTCAGAATGCCTTCCGTGCACGGTAGGAAAAAAGCTCTCTCCACTTGCATTCCTCACCTTACTGTAGTGTCTCTCCTTATATGTAGTGGAATCTTTGCCTATGCAAAGCCTCCCGGGAGCAGTTCTTCTGAGCTGAATGTAATTTGTGCTCTGATTTATTCTATATTACCTCCACTGATGAATCCATTTATCTATAGCATGAGGAACAAAGAAATCCAGACGGCATTGTTAAAGCTCATTGATTTGTTCATTTTTCCAAAACTGGCTCCAGCAAAATTCTTTTACTGA
- the LOC130490616 gene encoding olfactory receptor 14A16-like, translating into MPNLTSTSEFLLLGFSDIRELQILHFFVFLTVYLTAVTGNLLIIIAVALDHHLHTPMYFFLMNLAILDLGSASFIIPKAMANSLLNSRSISYSGCVAQVFCLFLFVGADFAILTIMAHDRHIAICNPLQYETIMHKRACIQMAVSAWITGIVYAALHTSCTFSITFCSNMINQFFCEVPQLLKLSCSNLYLVEVGLLIFGCTITGGCFIYIIITYIQIFATVLKMPSVHGQKKALSTCLPHLTVVSLLVFSGIFAYAKPPGSTSSELNVICAVIYAILPPLLNPFIYSMRNKEIKSAFLKLSVLGHFFSKTGSCKIH; encoded by the coding sequence ATGCCCAACCTTACCTCCACATCTGAATTTCTGCTGCTGGGATTTTCAGACATCCGAGAACTACAGATCTTACACTTCTTTGTGTTCCTCACTGTATACCTGACTGCAGTGACTGGCAATCTTCTAATCATCATTGCTGTAGCTCTTGATCATCATCTGCATACCCCTATGTACTTCTTCCTAATGAATTTGGCGATTCTGGATCTTGGCTCTGCTTCTTTCATAATACCCAAAGCTATGGCCAATTCTCTACTGAACAGCAGGTCAATTTCTTATTCAGGATGTGTAGCCCAAGTTTTCTGCTTGTTCCTATTTGTAGGGGCAGATTTCGCCATCCTTACAATAATGGCACATGATCGGCATATTGCTATCTGCAATCCATTGCAATACGAGACAATTATGCATAAAAGAGCCTGCATTCAGATGGCTGTAAGTGCATGGATTACCGGTATAGTTTATGCTGCATTACACACCAGTTGCACTTTTTCCATCACCTTCTGTTCCAACATGATTAATCAATTCTTCTGTGAAGTTCCACAGTTACTAAAACTTTCCTGTTCAAACTTATATCTAGTTGAAGTGGGACTTCTTATATTTGGCTGTACCATAACTGGAGGATGTTTTATCTACATCATTATAACGTACATACAGATTTTTGCAACAGTACTCAAAATGCCTTCCGTGCATGGTCAGAAAAAAGCCCTCTCCACTTGCCTTCCCCACCTCACTGTGGTGTCTCTGCTTGTATTTAGTGGAATTTTTGCCTATGCGAAGCCTCCCGGTAGCACATCTTCTGAACTGAATGTGATTTGTGCTGTGATTTATGCTATATTACCTCCACTACTGAATCCATTCATCTATAGCATGAGAAACAAAGAAATTAAAAGTGCATTTTTGAAGCTCTCTGTTTTGgggcattttttttccaaaactggCTCCTGCAAAATTCATTAG
- the LOC130490615 gene encoding olfactory receptor 14A16-like, protein MANLTSPSDFLLLEFSNIQELQMLHFFVFLAVYLTAMTGNLIIILSVALDHHLHTPMYFFLMNLAILDIGTISVTIPKSMANSLLNSRSISYSGCVSQVFFLFFFGGSDFAILMAMSYDRYVAICKPLQYETIMHRGVCMQMAGSAWISGMIYALVHTAGTFAITFCSDMVNQFFCEVPKLLKLSCSDLYLVEIGLLICSFIIVLGCFIFIVLTYMEIVATVLRIPSVKGRKKALSTCLPHLTVVSLLVFTGMFAYVRPPASTSSDLDIVFAVIYAILPPLLNPFIYSMRNKEIKTALLKLFSSGHFFVITNKAVP, encoded by the coding sequence ATGGCCAATCTTACCTCCCCATCTGACTTTCTGCTCCTGGAATTCTCAAATATTCAAGAACTACAGATGTTACACTTCTTTGTGTTCCTGGCAGTATACTTGACTGCAATGACCGGCAACCTGATCATCATCCTTTCAGTAGCCCTCGATCACCATCTACACACTCCTATGTACTTCTTCCTAATGAACTTGGCCATTCTGGACATTGGTACAATTTCGGTTACGATACCCAAATCTATGGCCAACTCCCTCTTGAACAGCAGGTCGATTTCTTACTCTGGATGTGTATCTCaggttttctttctcttcttcttcggaGGTTCCGACTTTGCCATCCTAATGGCAATGTCGTATGATCGCTATGTTGCCATCTGCAAACCACTGCAATATGAAACAATTATGCACAGAGGAGTCTGCATGCAGATGGCAGGAAGTGCATGGATCAGTGGTATGATTTATGCCCTAGTACACACGGCTGGAACTTTTGCCATCACCTTCTGCTCTGATATGGTCAATCAGTTCTTCTGTGAGGTCCCAAAGTTACTAAAGCTCTCCTGCTCTGATCTATACTTAGTTGAAATTGGCCTGCTTATTTGTAGCTTTATCATAGTGTTGGGATGCTTTATCTTCATTGTTTTAACCTATATGGAGATCGTCGCAACGGTGCTCAGAATTCCTTCAGTGAAGGGTCGGAAAAAAGCCCTCTCCACTTGCCTTCCCCACCTCACCGTGGTGTCTCTGCTTGTTTTCACTGGGATGTTTGCTTACGTGAGACCTCCAGCTAGCACATCATCCGATCTCGATATCGTTTTCGCAGTAATCTATGCTATACTCCCTCCATTGCTCAATCCATTCATCTACAGCATGAGAAACAAAGAGATTAAGACTGctttgctgaagttgttcagttcTGGGCATTTTTTTGTAATCACCAACAAAGCTGTTCCATGA
- the LOC130490619 gene encoding olfactory receptor 14A16-like yields the protein MPNLTSTSEFLLLEFSDIRELQILHFFVFLTVYLTAVTGNILIIIAVALNHHLHIPMYFFLMNLAVLDLGSISVMVPKAMANSLMNSRSISYSGCVAQVFFYFLFETSNFAILTVMAYDRYIAICNPLQYEKIMHKGACLQMAISAWVTGTVYSTIHTSGTFAITFCSNMINQFFCEVPQLLKLSCSDLYLVEAGLLIFSCIITGGCFIYIIITYIHIFATVLRMPSVHGRKKALSTCIPHLIVVSLLIFSGLFAYGKPPGNTSSELNVICAVIYAVLPPLLNPFIYSMRNKEIKIALLKLTDLGHFFSKTGSCKILLLKFG from the coding sequence ATGCCCAACCTTACCTCCACCTCTGAATTTCTGCTGCTGGAATTTTCAGACATCCGAGAACTACAGATCTTACACTTCTTTGTGTTCCTTACAGTATACTTGACTGCAGTGACTGGCAACATTCTCATCATCATTGCTGTAGCCCTCAACCATCATCTGCATATCCCCATGTACTTTTTCCTAATGAATTTGGCCGTTCTGGATCTTGGCTCAATTTCTGTCATGGTACCCAAAGCTATGGCCAACTCCCTCATGAACAGCAGGTCAATTTCTTATTCAGGATGTGTAGCTCAagtgttcttttattttttatttgaaacATCAAATTTTGCTATCCTAACAGTAATGGCATATGATCGGTATATCGCTATATGCAATCCATTGCAATATGAGAAAATTATGCATAAAGGAGCCTGCCTTCAGATGGCCATAAGTGCATGGGTTACCGGTACAGTTTATTCCACTATACACACTAGTGGCACTTTTGCCATCACCTTCTGTTCCAACATGATTAATCAATTCTTCTGTGAAGTTccacagttattaaaactctccTGTTCAGACTTGTATCTAGTTGAAGCGGGACTTCTTATATTTAGCTGCATCATAACTGGAGGATGTTTTATCTACATCATTATAACTTACATACATATATTTGCAACAGTACTCAGAATGCCTTCTGTGCATGGTCGGAAAAAAGCCCTCTCCACTTGCATTCCCCACCTCATTGTGGTGTCCCTGCTTATATTTAGTGGACTCTTTGCCTATGGAAAGCCTCCCGGTAacacttcttcagagctgaatGTGATTTGTGCAGTGATTTATGCTGTATTACCTCCACTGCTGAACCCATTCATCTATAGCATGAGGAACAAAGAAATCAAGATTGCATTGTTAAAGCTCACTGATTTGggtcattttttttccaaaactggCTCCTGCAAAATTCTTCTACTAAAATTCGGTTGA
- the LOC130490618 gene encoding olfactory receptor 14C36-like, which translates to MPNLTSTSEFLLLEFSDIRELQILHFFVFLTAYLTAVTGNLLIIIAVVLDHHLHSPMYFFLMNLAILDLCSVSVMVPKTMVNSLLNSRTISYSGCVAQVFCLFLFVDADIAILTVMAYDRYVAICNPLQYESIMHKGACIQMAVSAWVTSIAYAILHTGGTFSITFCSNMINQFFCEVPQLLKLSCSDLYLVEVGLLIFSSGIGGGCFIYIIITYIQIFATVLRMPSVHGRKKALSTCIPHLTVVSLLICSGIFAYVKPPANTSSELNVICAVIYAILPPLLNPFIYSMRNKEIQTALLKLTDSFIFS; encoded by the coding sequence ATGCCCAACCTTACCTCCACCTCTGAATTTCTGCTGCTGGAATTTTCAGACATCCGAGAACTACAGATCTTACACTTCTTTGTGTTCCTCACAGCATACTTGACGGCGGTGACTGGCAACCTTCTCATCATCATTGCTGTAGTGCTTGATCATCACCTACATTCCCCTATGTACTTCTTCTTAATGAACTTGGCTATTCTGGACCTTTGCTCCGTTTCTGTCATGGTACCCAAAACCATGGTCAATTCCCTCCTGAACAGCAGGACAATTTCTTATTCAGGATGTGTAGCCCAAGTTTTCTGCCTCTTCCTATTTGTAGATGCAGATATTGCTATCCTTACAGTAATGGCATATGATCGGTATGTCGCTATCTGCAATCCACTGCAATATGAATCAATTATGCATAAAGGAGCCTGCATTCAGATGGCTGTAAGTGCATGGGTTACCAGTATAGCTTATGCCATATTACACACCGGCGGCACTTTTTCCATCACCTTCTGTTCCAACATGATTAATCAATTCTTCTGTGAAGTTccacagttattaaaactctccTGTTCAGACTTATATCTAGTTGAAGTGGGACTTCTAATATTTAGCAGTGGCATAGGTGGAGGATGTTTTATCTACATCATTATAACTTACATACAGATTTTTGCAACAGTACTCAGAATGCCTTCCGTGCATGGTCGGAAAAAGGCCCTCTCCACTTGCATACCTCACCTAACAGTAGTGTCTCTCCTTATATGTAGTGGAATCTTTGCCTATGTGAAGCCTCCTGCTAacacttcttcagagctgaatGTGATTTGTGCAGTGATTTATGCTATATTACCTCCACTGCTGAATCCATTCATCTATAGCATGAGGAACAAAGAAATCCAGACTGCATTGTTAAAGCTCactgattcattcattttttccTAA
- the LOC130490614 gene encoding olfactory receptor 14I1-like, which yields MPNLTSTSEFLLLEFSDIWELQMLHFFVFLAVYLTAVTGNLLIIIAVALNHHLHTPMYFFLMNLAILDLGSVSALVPKAMANSLLKSRSISYSGCVAQAFFFIVCIGGDFAILIVMAHDRYVAICNPLQYEMIMHKGACIQMAVSAWVTSILYATLHTSCTFSITFCSNRINQFFCEVPQILKLSCSNLYLVEVGVIILSCIMAGGCFIYIILTYMKIFATVLRMPSVHGQKKALSTCIPHLTVVCLFIFSSIFAYTRPPGNTSSVLNVFCAMIYALLPPLMNPFIYSMRNKEIKTALLKLTTFGLSPKASSNKILLVKLG from the coding sequence ATGCCTAATCTTACCTCCACATCTGAATTTCTGCTCCTGGAATTTTCAGACATCTGGGAACTACAGATGTTACATTTCTTTGTATTCTTAGCTGTATACTTGACTGCAGTGACTGGCAATCTTCTCATCATCATTGCTGTAGCCCTCAACCATCATCTGCATACCCCTATGTACTTCTTTCTAATGAATTTGGCCATTCTGGATCTTGGCTCAGTTTCTGCGTTGGTACCCAAAGCTATGGCCAATTCCCTCCTGAAGAGCAGGTCCATTTCTTATTCAGGCTGTGTTGCTCAAGCATTCTTTTTCATCGTATGTATAGGGGGAGATTTTGCCATCCTGATAGTAATGGCACATGATCGGTATGTAGCTATCTGCAATCCATTACAATATGAGATGATTATGCATAAAGGAGCTTGCATTCAGATGGCTGTAAGTGCATGGGTGACCAGTATACTTTATGCCACATTACACACCAGTTGTACCTTTTCCATCACCTTCTGCTCCAATAGGATCAATCAATTCTTTTGTGAAGTCCCACAGATATTAAAACTTTCCTGCTCAAACCTGTATCTAGTTGAAGTTGGAGTTATAATATTGAGCTGTATCATGGCTGGAGGATGTTTTATCTACATCATTCTAACTTACATGAAGATTTTTGCAACAGTACTTAGAATGCCTTCAGTGCATGGTCAGAAAAAAGCCCTCTCTACTTGCATTCCCCACCTCACTGTGGTGTGTCTGTTTATATTTAGTTCAATCTTTGCCTATACGAGGCCTCCCGGTAACACTTCTTCTGTGCTGAATGTATTTTGTGCTATGATTTATGCTCTGTTGCCTCCACTGATGAACCCATTTATCTATAGCATGAGGAACAAAGAAATCAAGACTGCACTGTTGAAGCTCACCACTTTTGGACTTTCCCCCAAAGCCAGCTCCAACAAAATTCTTCTAGTAAAATTGGGTTGA